A part of Silurus meridionalis isolate SWU-2019-XX chromosome 18, ASM1480568v1, whole genome shotgun sequence genomic DNA contains:
- the prdm4 gene encoding PR domain zinc finger protein 4 isoform X1 — MWSHSHPLLSHPFLYKIYSCLFLLRMNDMNLSPVGMDQLSVPSVSASHLVLPTSPTHSHNPITTPGMPVAIPSLGPSLGPLPSALSLMLPMGPLGDRGVMCGIPERNYTLPPPPYPHLESSYFRHILPGILSYLADRPPPQYIHPSSLNMDATLSVSNNNPSSLDPYSGPSGHLEQGLVSIDSREADLHQGGAHEVQLDATGLSMESRVNSPMSPDGMGENLATMDGVVVSTDTQQPLGSRNQPHESLEGGVMALHGSGLELPVVMEQEHMSGRVGSSSGTGAQGTLSEALHTNAEINSGVVSVVLTSAMAPQTQLEPVTLHSAGMGLEPVNVSPITAEVALGPDNSLVLVNSTLQLENATANKENMTATFTIWCTLCERSYNSDCPEHGPVTFVPDTPIQSRARLSLPRPLCLRVSMADEPNGVFAREMIPSRTCFGPMIGQNCSSVDLSGWTEKDTPQLWKMFHNNILEFCIVTTDENECNWMMFVRKARTTDEQNLVAYIDNGKLFFCTSREILPEHELLFYYSREYSRQLGIPLVPEGQICHCGKECTSFSEFKSHLSSHAHSHSPSHEDPSHRVHSLPHPQEKLASEAASVTSSPSWQCQAQGEVESNGGGLDGIVQRHGRERKFKCNLCSRAFTTSTKLNVHFMGHMGVRPHKCSYCSKAFSDSSNLRMHLRIHTGQKNFRCSVCGKSYTQKAHVESHMVIHTGIKNIKCDHCDKTFNRKQDLKQHMYSHSLDRQITCPKCNKQFLKTDHLKKHLNSHDGKRDFICEKCNKGFLTKYHLTRHLKICKGPKMSKEAMHEGEGEEEDRTEEEEPDEQQEGDLRAPDDRKECEIGMAGFSSEKTL; from the exons ATGTGGTCTCACTCCCACCCCTTACTGTCTCACCCTTTCCTATACAAGATTTATTCTTGTTTATTTCTGCTCAGAATGAACGACATGAACCTCAGCCCGGTGGGCATGGACCAACTCAGTGTGCCCTCTGTCAGTGCCAGTCATCTGGTCCTCCCTACCTCACCCACTCACAGTCACAACCCAATCACCACTCCAG GAATGCCGGTTGCTATACCGAGCCTCGGGCCGTCTCTCGGACCCCTGCCCTCTGCACTGTCCCTGATGTTACCCATGGGGCCTCTAGGAGACAGAGGAGTAATGTGTGGTATTCCAGAGAGGAACTACACTCTGCCTCCTCCACCATACCCTCACCTGGAGAGCAGCTACTTCAGACACATCCTCCCAG GTATTTTGTCGTATTTGGCCGATCGTCCCCCTCCACAGTACATCCACCCCAGCAGCCTCAACATGGATGccactctgtctgtctccaaCAACAACCCTTCATCCCTCGACCCCTACAGCGGCCCAAGCGGACATTTAGAACAAGGCCTGGTGTCTATAGACTCCCGGGAGGCTGACCTCCACCAGGGCGGCGCTCACGAGGTGCAGCTGGACGCCACTGGGCTTTCGATGGAATCACGAGTAAACAGCCCCATGTCTCCTGATGGGATGGGAGAAAATCTGGCAACCATGGATGGAGTAGTTGTGAGTACAGACACACAGCAGCCACTTGGAAGCAGGAATCAACCACATGAGAGCCTGGAGGGGGGCGTCATGGCGCTACATGGATCCGGACTGGAGCTGCCCGTGGTGATGGAGCAGGAGCACATGAGCGGACGTGTAGGGAGCAGCTCAGGAACCGGAGCTCAAGGAACTCTGAGTGAAGCTTTACACACTAACGCTGAGATAAACTCTGGTGTGGTCAGCGTGGTGCTCACCAGTGCCATGGCACCACAGACTCAGCTCGAACCTGTAACACTACACAGCGCAGGCATGGGCCTGGAGCCCGTAAACGTGTCCCCAATCACCGCAGAGGTCGCTCTTGGCCCGGACAACAGTCTGGTCCTGGTTAACTCCACGCTACAGCTGGAGAACGCCACTGCAAACAAGGAGAACATGACCGCAACTTTCACCATTT GGTGCACTTTATGTGAGCGCTCGTACAACTCCGATTGTCCCGAACACGGACCAGTCACTTTTGTCCCAGACACGCCCATTCAGAGCAGAGCTCGCCTCTCTTTGCCCCGCCCACTGTGCCTGCGTGTGTCTATGGCTGATGAGCCTAACG GTGTGTTTGCACGGGAGATGATTCCCAGCAGGACCTGCTTCGGCCCAATGATTGGACAGAACTGCAGCAGCGTTGATCTTTCAGGTTGGACGGAAAAAGACACCCCTCAACTCTGGAAG atgttccacaacaACATCTTGGAGTTCTGTATAGTGACAACAGATGAAAATGAATGCAACTGGATGATGTTTGTTAGAAAAGCAAG gacAACAGATGAGCAGAATCTGGTGGCATATATTGATAACGGGAAGCTGTTCTTCTGCACGTCCAGAGAGATCCTCCCCGAGCACGAGCTGCTTTTCTACTACAGCAGGGAATACAGCAGACAGCTGG GCATACCACTTGTTCCAGAGGGTCAAATCTGCCACTGTGGAAAAGAATGCACCTCCTTCTCTGAGTTCAAGTCTCATCTCAGCAGCCACGCACACAGCCACAGCCCCTCCCATGAAGACCCCAGTCACAGAGTCCACAGTCTGCCTCACCCTCAGGAGAAGCTGGCGAGTGAGGCCGCCAGTGTCACCTCATCCCCATCGTGGCAGTGCCAGGCTCAGGGTGAGGTTGAGTCCAACGGTGGCGGTCTCGACGGAATTGTTCAGCGTCACGGCAGAGAAAGGAAATTTAAGTGCAACCTTTGCTCACGAGCATTCACGACCTCCACCAAACTCAACGTGCACTTCATGGGTCACATGGGCGTGAGGCCACACAAGTGCAGCTACTGCAGCAAAGCCTTCAGCGACTCTAGTAACCTGAGGATGCATTTGAGGATTCACACAG GTCAGAAGAACTTcaggtgcagtgtgtgtggaaAATCATATACCCAGAAAGCCCACGTAGAGTCTCACATGGTCATTCACACAGGAATCAAGAACATCAAGTGTGACCATTGTGACAAGACGTTTAACAGGAAACAGGATCTTAAGCAGCACATGTATTCACATTCCCT AGACCGTCAGATCACATGCCCGAAGTGCAACAAGCAGTTCCTCAAAACAGATCATTTAAAGAAGCACCTCAATTCCCATGACGGGAAAAGGGACTTCATCTGTGAAAAATGCAACAAGGGCTTCCTCACCAAATACCATCTGACACGCCACCTAAAAATCTGCAAAGGCCCAAAGATGAGCAAAGAGGCCATGCATGAAGGGGAAGGTGAGGAGGAAGACAGGACTGAGGAAGAAGAACCAGATGAACAACAGGAAGGAGATTTAAGAGCGCCAGACGATAGGAAAGAGTGTGAAATTGGCATGGCAGGGTTTTCCTCCGAGAAGACTCTGTAA
- the prdm4 gene encoding PR domain zinc finger protein 4 isoform X3: MNDMNLSPVGMDQLSVPSVSASHLVLPTSPTHSHNPITTPGMPVAIPSLGPSLGPLPSALSLMLPMGPLGDRGVMCGIPERNYTLPPPPYPHLESSYFRHILPGILSYLADRPPPQYIHPSSLNMDATLSVSNNNPSSLDPYSGPSGHLEQGLVSIDSREADLHQGGAHEVQLDATGLSMESRVNSPMSPDGMGENLATMDGVVVSTDTQQPLGSRNQPHESLEGGVMALHGSGLELPVVMEQEHMSGRVGSSSGTGAQGTLSEALHTNAEINSGVVSVVLTSAMAPQTQLEPVTLHSAGMGLEPVNVSPITAEVALGPDNSLVLVNSTLQLENATANKENMTATFTIWCTLCERSYNSDCPEHGPVTFVPDTPIQSRARLSLPRPLCLRVSMADEPNGVFAREMIPSRTCFGPMIGQNCSSVDLSGWTEKDTPQLWKMFHNNILEFCIVTTDENECNWMMFVRKARTTDEQNLVAYIDNGKLFFCTSREILPEHELLFYYSREYSRQLGIPLVPEGQICHCGKECTSFSEFKSHLSSHAHSHSPSHEDPSHRVHSLPHPQEKLASEAASVTSSPSWQCQAQGEVESNGGGLDGIVQRHGRERKFKCNLCSRAFTTSTKLNVHFMGHMGVRPHKCSYCSKAFSDSSNLRMHLRIHTGQKNFRCSVCGKSYTQKAHVESHMVIHTGIKNIKCDHCDKTFNRKQDLKQHMYSHSLDRQITCPKCNKQFLKTDHLKKHLNSHDGKRDFICEKCNKGFLTKYHLTRHLKICKGPKMSKEAMHEGEGEEEDRTEEEEPDEQQEGDLRAPDDRKECEIGMAGFSSEKTL, from the exons ATGAACGACATGAACCTCAGCCCGGTGGGCATGGACCAACTCAGTGTGCCCTCTGTCAGTGCCAGTCATCTGGTCCTCCCTACCTCACCCACTCACAGTCACAACCCAATCACCACTCCAG GAATGCCGGTTGCTATACCGAGCCTCGGGCCGTCTCTCGGACCCCTGCCCTCTGCACTGTCCCTGATGTTACCCATGGGGCCTCTAGGAGACAGAGGAGTAATGTGTGGTATTCCAGAGAGGAACTACACTCTGCCTCCTCCACCATACCCTCACCTGGAGAGCAGCTACTTCAGACACATCCTCCCAG GTATTTTGTCGTATTTGGCCGATCGTCCCCCTCCACAGTACATCCACCCCAGCAGCCTCAACATGGATGccactctgtctgtctccaaCAACAACCCTTCATCCCTCGACCCCTACAGCGGCCCAAGCGGACATTTAGAACAAGGCCTGGTGTCTATAGACTCCCGGGAGGCTGACCTCCACCAGGGCGGCGCTCACGAGGTGCAGCTGGACGCCACTGGGCTTTCGATGGAATCACGAGTAAACAGCCCCATGTCTCCTGATGGGATGGGAGAAAATCTGGCAACCATGGATGGAGTAGTTGTGAGTACAGACACACAGCAGCCACTTGGAAGCAGGAATCAACCACATGAGAGCCTGGAGGGGGGCGTCATGGCGCTACATGGATCCGGACTGGAGCTGCCCGTGGTGATGGAGCAGGAGCACATGAGCGGACGTGTAGGGAGCAGCTCAGGAACCGGAGCTCAAGGAACTCTGAGTGAAGCTTTACACACTAACGCTGAGATAAACTCTGGTGTGGTCAGCGTGGTGCTCACCAGTGCCATGGCACCACAGACTCAGCTCGAACCTGTAACACTACACAGCGCAGGCATGGGCCTGGAGCCCGTAAACGTGTCCCCAATCACCGCAGAGGTCGCTCTTGGCCCGGACAACAGTCTGGTCCTGGTTAACTCCACGCTACAGCTGGAGAACGCCACTGCAAACAAGGAGAACATGACCGCAACTTTCACCATTT GGTGCACTTTATGTGAGCGCTCGTACAACTCCGATTGTCCCGAACACGGACCAGTCACTTTTGTCCCAGACACGCCCATTCAGAGCAGAGCTCGCCTCTCTTTGCCCCGCCCACTGTGCCTGCGTGTGTCTATGGCTGATGAGCCTAACG GTGTGTTTGCACGGGAGATGATTCCCAGCAGGACCTGCTTCGGCCCAATGATTGGACAGAACTGCAGCAGCGTTGATCTTTCAGGTTGGACGGAAAAAGACACCCCTCAACTCTGGAAG atgttccacaacaACATCTTGGAGTTCTGTATAGTGACAACAGATGAAAATGAATGCAACTGGATGATGTTTGTTAGAAAAGCAAG gacAACAGATGAGCAGAATCTGGTGGCATATATTGATAACGGGAAGCTGTTCTTCTGCACGTCCAGAGAGATCCTCCCCGAGCACGAGCTGCTTTTCTACTACAGCAGGGAATACAGCAGACAGCTGG GCATACCACTTGTTCCAGAGGGTCAAATCTGCCACTGTGGAAAAGAATGCACCTCCTTCTCTGAGTTCAAGTCTCATCTCAGCAGCCACGCACACAGCCACAGCCCCTCCCATGAAGACCCCAGTCACAGAGTCCACAGTCTGCCTCACCCTCAGGAGAAGCTGGCGAGTGAGGCCGCCAGTGTCACCTCATCCCCATCGTGGCAGTGCCAGGCTCAGGGTGAGGTTGAGTCCAACGGTGGCGGTCTCGACGGAATTGTTCAGCGTCACGGCAGAGAAAGGAAATTTAAGTGCAACCTTTGCTCACGAGCATTCACGACCTCCACCAAACTCAACGTGCACTTCATGGGTCACATGGGCGTGAGGCCACACAAGTGCAGCTACTGCAGCAAAGCCTTCAGCGACTCTAGTAACCTGAGGATGCATTTGAGGATTCACACAG GTCAGAAGAACTTcaggtgcagtgtgtgtggaaAATCATATACCCAGAAAGCCCACGTAGAGTCTCACATGGTCATTCACACAGGAATCAAGAACATCAAGTGTGACCATTGTGACAAGACGTTTAACAGGAAACAGGATCTTAAGCAGCACATGTATTCACATTCCCT AGACCGTCAGATCACATGCCCGAAGTGCAACAAGCAGTTCCTCAAAACAGATCATTTAAAGAAGCACCTCAATTCCCATGACGGGAAAAGGGACTTCATCTGTGAAAAATGCAACAAGGGCTTCCTCACCAAATACCATCTGACACGCCACCTAAAAATCTGCAAAGGCCCAAAGATGAGCAAAGAGGCCATGCATGAAGGGGAAGGTGAGGAGGAAGACAGGACTGAGGAAGAAGAACCAGATGAACAACAGGAAGGAGATTTAAGAGCGCCAGACGATAGGAAAGAGTGTGAAATTGGCATGGCAGGGTTTTCCTCCGAGAAGACTCTGTAA
- the prdm4 gene encoding PR domain zinc finger protein 4 isoform X2 produces the protein MFRDVCRHLLIFMRMNDMNLSPVGMDQLSVPSVSASHLVLPTSPTHSHNPITTPGMPVAIPSLGPSLGPLPSALSLMLPMGPLGDRGVMCGIPERNYTLPPPPYPHLESSYFRHILPGILSYLADRPPPQYIHPSSLNMDATLSVSNNNPSSLDPYSGPSGHLEQGLVSIDSREADLHQGGAHEVQLDATGLSMESRVNSPMSPDGMGENLATMDGVVVSTDTQQPLGSRNQPHESLEGGVMALHGSGLELPVVMEQEHMSGRVGSSSGTGAQGTLSEALHTNAEINSGVVSVVLTSAMAPQTQLEPVTLHSAGMGLEPVNVSPITAEVALGPDNSLVLVNSTLQLENATANKENMTATFTIWCTLCERSYNSDCPEHGPVTFVPDTPIQSRARLSLPRPLCLRVSMADEPNGVFAREMIPSRTCFGPMIGQNCSSVDLSGWTEKDTPQLWKMFHNNILEFCIVTTDENECNWMMFVRKARTTDEQNLVAYIDNGKLFFCTSREILPEHELLFYYSREYSRQLGIPLVPEGQICHCGKECTSFSEFKSHLSSHAHSHSPSHEDPSHRVHSLPHPQEKLASEAASVTSSPSWQCQAQGEVESNGGGLDGIVQRHGRERKFKCNLCSRAFTTSTKLNVHFMGHMGVRPHKCSYCSKAFSDSSNLRMHLRIHTGQKNFRCSVCGKSYTQKAHVESHMVIHTGIKNIKCDHCDKTFNRKQDLKQHMYSHSLDRQITCPKCNKQFLKTDHLKKHLNSHDGKRDFICEKCNKGFLTKYHLTRHLKICKGPKMSKEAMHEGEGEEEDRTEEEEPDEQQEGDLRAPDDRKECEIGMAGFSSEKTL, from the exons ATgtttcgggatgtttgcaggcaTCTACTGATCTTCATGAG AATGAACGACATGAACCTCAGCCCGGTGGGCATGGACCAACTCAGTGTGCCCTCTGTCAGTGCCAGTCATCTGGTCCTCCCTACCTCACCCACTCACAGTCACAACCCAATCACCACTCCAG GAATGCCGGTTGCTATACCGAGCCTCGGGCCGTCTCTCGGACCCCTGCCCTCTGCACTGTCCCTGATGTTACCCATGGGGCCTCTAGGAGACAGAGGAGTAATGTGTGGTATTCCAGAGAGGAACTACACTCTGCCTCCTCCACCATACCCTCACCTGGAGAGCAGCTACTTCAGACACATCCTCCCAG GTATTTTGTCGTATTTGGCCGATCGTCCCCCTCCACAGTACATCCACCCCAGCAGCCTCAACATGGATGccactctgtctgtctccaaCAACAACCCTTCATCCCTCGACCCCTACAGCGGCCCAAGCGGACATTTAGAACAAGGCCTGGTGTCTATAGACTCCCGGGAGGCTGACCTCCACCAGGGCGGCGCTCACGAGGTGCAGCTGGACGCCACTGGGCTTTCGATGGAATCACGAGTAAACAGCCCCATGTCTCCTGATGGGATGGGAGAAAATCTGGCAACCATGGATGGAGTAGTTGTGAGTACAGACACACAGCAGCCACTTGGAAGCAGGAATCAACCACATGAGAGCCTGGAGGGGGGCGTCATGGCGCTACATGGATCCGGACTGGAGCTGCCCGTGGTGATGGAGCAGGAGCACATGAGCGGACGTGTAGGGAGCAGCTCAGGAACCGGAGCTCAAGGAACTCTGAGTGAAGCTTTACACACTAACGCTGAGATAAACTCTGGTGTGGTCAGCGTGGTGCTCACCAGTGCCATGGCACCACAGACTCAGCTCGAACCTGTAACACTACACAGCGCAGGCATGGGCCTGGAGCCCGTAAACGTGTCCCCAATCACCGCAGAGGTCGCTCTTGGCCCGGACAACAGTCTGGTCCTGGTTAACTCCACGCTACAGCTGGAGAACGCCACTGCAAACAAGGAGAACATGACCGCAACTTTCACCATTT GGTGCACTTTATGTGAGCGCTCGTACAACTCCGATTGTCCCGAACACGGACCAGTCACTTTTGTCCCAGACACGCCCATTCAGAGCAGAGCTCGCCTCTCTTTGCCCCGCCCACTGTGCCTGCGTGTGTCTATGGCTGATGAGCCTAACG GTGTGTTTGCACGGGAGATGATTCCCAGCAGGACCTGCTTCGGCCCAATGATTGGACAGAACTGCAGCAGCGTTGATCTTTCAGGTTGGACGGAAAAAGACACCCCTCAACTCTGGAAG atgttccacaacaACATCTTGGAGTTCTGTATAGTGACAACAGATGAAAATGAATGCAACTGGATGATGTTTGTTAGAAAAGCAAG gacAACAGATGAGCAGAATCTGGTGGCATATATTGATAACGGGAAGCTGTTCTTCTGCACGTCCAGAGAGATCCTCCCCGAGCACGAGCTGCTTTTCTACTACAGCAGGGAATACAGCAGACAGCTGG GCATACCACTTGTTCCAGAGGGTCAAATCTGCCACTGTGGAAAAGAATGCACCTCCTTCTCTGAGTTCAAGTCTCATCTCAGCAGCCACGCACACAGCCACAGCCCCTCCCATGAAGACCCCAGTCACAGAGTCCACAGTCTGCCTCACCCTCAGGAGAAGCTGGCGAGTGAGGCCGCCAGTGTCACCTCATCCCCATCGTGGCAGTGCCAGGCTCAGGGTGAGGTTGAGTCCAACGGTGGCGGTCTCGACGGAATTGTTCAGCGTCACGGCAGAGAAAGGAAATTTAAGTGCAACCTTTGCTCACGAGCATTCACGACCTCCACCAAACTCAACGTGCACTTCATGGGTCACATGGGCGTGAGGCCACACAAGTGCAGCTACTGCAGCAAAGCCTTCAGCGACTCTAGTAACCTGAGGATGCATTTGAGGATTCACACAG GTCAGAAGAACTTcaggtgcagtgtgtgtggaaAATCATATACCCAGAAAGCCCACGTAGAGTCTCACATGGTCATTCACACAGGAATCAAGAACATCAAGTGTGACCATTGTGACAAGACGTTTAACAGGAAACAGGATCTTAAGCAGCACATGTATTCACATTCCCT AGACCGTCAGATCACATGCCCGAAGTGCAACAAGCAGTTCCTCAAAACAGATCATTTAAAGAAGCACCTCAATTCCCATGACGGGAAAAGGGACTTCATCTGTGAAAAATGCAACAAGGGCTTCCTCACCAAATACCATCTGACACGCCACCTAAAAATCTGCAAAGGCCCAAAGATGAGCAAAGAGGCCATGCATGAAGGGGAAGGTGAGGAGGAAGACAGGACTGAGGAAGAAGAACCAGATGAACAACAGGAAGGAGATTTAAGAGCGCCAGACGATAGGAAAGAGTGTGAAATTGGCATGGCAGGGTTTTCCTCCGAGAAGACTCTGTAA
- the psmc2 gene encoding 26S proteasome regulatory subunit 7, translating into MPDYLGTEQRKVKEEEKEDEPIRALDEGDIALLKTYGQSTYSRQIKQVEDDIQQLLKKINELTGIKESDTGLAPPALWDLAADKQTLQSEQPLQVARCTKIINADSEDPKYIINVKQFAKFVVDLSDQVAPTDIEEGMRVGVDRNKYQIHIPLPPKIDPTVTMMQVEEKPDVTYSDVGGCKEQIEKLREVVETPLLHPERFVNLGIEPPKGVLLFGPPGTGKTLCARAVANRTDACFIRVIGSELVQKYVGEGARMVRELFEMARTKKACLIFFDEIDAIGGARFDDGAGGDNEVQRTMLELINQLDGFDPRGNIKVLMATNRPDTLDPALMRPGRLDRKIEFSLPDLEGRTHIFKIHARSMSVERDIRFELLARLCPNSTGAEIRSVCTEAGMFAIRARRKIATEKDFLEAVNKVIKSYAKFSATPRYMTYN; encoded by the exons ATGCCGGATTATTTAGGAACCGAGCAGCGTAAGGTtaaagaggaggaaaaagaggacGAGCCAATTCGag ctttGGATGAAGGAGACATCGCTCTTCTAAAGACTTAC GGCCAGAGCACGTATTCTCGTCAGATCAAGCAAGTAGAGGatgacatccagcagctcctcaAGAAGATTAATGAGCTCACAG GCATTAAGGAGTCAGATACGGGTTTGGCTCCACCTGCGCTGTGGGACCTTGCTGCTGATAAACAGACGCTGCAGAGTGAACAGCCACTGCAGGTGGCCAG GTGCACCAAGATCATCAACGCTGACTCAGAGGATCCGAAATACATTATTAACGTGAAGCAGTTCGCCAAGTTCGTGGTGGATCTGAGTGATCAGGTCGCCCCGACTGATATTGAGGAGGGAATGAGAGTTGg TGTTGACAGAAACAAGTACCAGATCCACATCCCACTGCCACCCAAAATCGACCCCACTGTGACTATGATGCAG GTGGAGGAGAAGCCGGACGTGACCTACAGCGATGTGGGCGGTTGTAAAGAGCAGATTGAGAAGCTCAGGGAAGTGGTGGAGACCCCTCTGCTGCAT CCGGAGCGCTTTGTGAACCTGGGTATCGAGCCTCCTAAAGGTGTGCTGCTGTTCGGACCCCCAGGAACAGGGAAAACCCTATGCGCTCGTGCTGTGGCCAACCGCACCGATGCCTGCTTCATCAGAGTTATCGGCTCTGAGCTGGTCCAGAAGTATGTGGGAGAG GGAGCTCGAATGGTTCGGGAACTGTTCGAGATGGCCAGGACCAAGAAGGCGTGCCTTATCTTCTTTGATGAAATAGATGCTATTGGAG GAGCGCGTTTCGATGACGGCGCTGGAGGAGACAATGAGGTTCAAAGGACCATGCTGGAGCTCATCAACCAGCTGGATGGCTTCGATCCCAGAGGAAACATCAAGGTCCTGATGGCCACCAACCGACCCGACACCCTTGACCCCGCTCTCATGAGACCTGGTCGTTTGGACCGAAAGATCGAATTCAGCCTGCCGGACCTGGAG GGCCGCACTCACATCTTCAAGATTCACGCTCGCTCCATGAGCGTAGAGCGAGACATCCGATTTGAGCTGCTGGCGCGCCTTTGTCCCAACAGCACAG GTGCGGAGATCCGGAGCGTGTGCACCGAGGCAGGAATGTTCGCCATCAGAGCTCGCAGGAAAATCGCCACAGAGAAAGATTTCCTTGAAGCCGTGAACAAAGTCATTAAATCCTATGCCAAGTTCAGCGCAACCCCTCGATACATGACCTACAACTAA